Genomic segment of Panicum virgatum strain AP13 chromosome 9N, P.virgatum_v5, whole genome shotgun sequence:
AGAACAAGCATCAGGATAGCTTCTATAAATACGGCTTAATTCGGGTACACTGTAGACGCTCAGCCACGGCTCTAAGTCTGAAAGAACATGAGAAATGACGATTTCTGGAGGTAAGGAACACGAGGTACCAAATTTTTTTGGTCATATTTCTTCTAGTGCTAGTTTGTTCTCGAGCACCGCTGCAGAACTATACATGGATAGAAGTCACTTGGATAGCTCATTGAATGACTTAGATGCAGGGGTTAGTTGTACTCAAAATATTTTCGTTTCTTCTGTCCGCTCCAAGGTCATGGATCTCCTACATTTTCTTTCTAGCCATTCTTAAGTAGTTATGTTGACAGATGCCAGTTTTACCGTTTTAGCTCTGAGATGCTCCATCTATTTTGGCCTCGAAATGTTCAGGCAGTGTCTCCTGCTTTCACTTAAGAAAAATGTTCaggcatcttttttttttgcgctcTGAATTTTGTGAAGACATCAGTTTTCTTTTGCACCTATCCCATTTCTGATTCTGGTCCATTTAATCGAAATATGATTTCTACTCGATTCAACTACAAGCCAAGCCACCGTACAAGTAAACGGCCCTTGAGCGAATTGAACAAAGATCAAAGCAATATTATCATATAAGAATGAGACCGCTCATCTAGTGGATGCTACTCCACAGTGTGAGCTGAGCACTGTTTAAAAATTCAATTTTCCTATCACTACAGGCTACCACCAATCCCCTTCTAGTACGCATTGCCCTTTGTGGTGAGCCCGAAGCCGAACGGGAAGAGCGGGTCGTAGTGCGCGTCGCCCACGTTCATGGGCAGCTGGTCCACCGACTTGAACCACGTCCGCGGCAGCTTCCCGGTGAAGCCGTAGTCGCCGAACAGCACGTCGGTGACGCCCTGGCCCTCGGTTCCCGGCAGCCAGGCGGCGACGAGCGCGTCCGTGGCGGCCAGGAACGGCTGGATCACCACGGGGCGGCCGCTGATGAGCACGGTCGCGCACCGCACGGCGCCGCACACCGTCTGGATGGTGCTCGGCCCCGGGTCCGGGATCGTCAGGTTCATGCTGTCGCCCTGGGTCTCCGTGTACGGGTGCTCGCCCACGGCCACGATGGCGTACGAGAAGCCGCCGTTCCTGACGAAGTCGGCGTCGGGGTTCTCCGCGAACACCACCGTCGTCGACGGGTCCACGGCGGCCTTCACGGCGTCAAGGATCGTGGTGCCGACGGTGATGCGCCCCGTGTCGCCCTGCCACTCGATGGTCCACCCGCCGCACTGGTAGCCCAGGTTGTCGGCGTGGGTGCCGGCGACGAGGATCTTGGCTGCCTTCTtgggcagcggcagcagcggggCGCCTGGCTTGCCGTTCTTGAGGAGCACGAGCGACTTCCGCACCGCCTCCCTGGCCAGGTCGCGGTGCTCCTTCTTCCCCAGCTGGTCGGCCAAGGTGGCGTCGGGCATGGGGTTCTCGAACAAGCCCATGGTGAACTTAACGCGCAGGATCCTCGTTACGGCATCGTCGATCCTGCTCATCGGGATTACACCACTGTTGACGTGGCCGGTCAGTATGCTGATGAAGCTTTGGTAGTTGTTAGGCACCATGATCTACCGCACATCACAACAATGGATCAGCTTCATCTCCAAGACATGGTAACAAGTAACAAGATCATGAACTGCAAAGTTTGCCTACCATGTCAATGCCAGCAAGAATTCCAGCTTGGACAGAGTAGGAGTAGTTTGCCCCTGCAGGGCTGGTGATCCTGTCAATACCCTCCCAATCTGAGATCGTGAAGCCCTGCAAAGAGCAGAAGAATTAGCATCTCAAGACCACGTGATCCAGACCAATGGGCTCCTTGAAGTTACAGTTTTTGTTCACCTTGAAGTTGAGCCTGCCCTTGAGGAAGTTGGTGATGAGGTTGTGGTTCGCGTGCATCTTGATCCCATTCCAGCTGGAGTAGGAGATCATGACCGTGGAGACGCCCTTCCGGAGCGAGTCCAGGTAGGCGGGCATGTGGATGCTCATCAGGCCCTGCTTGTCGATGATGGTGTTGTTCTCGTTGATGCCGTCGTgcgtgccgccgtcgccgacgaaATGCTTGGCACACGCTGCCACCTTGTTCCTGCACAATCAATTTGGGCGAGCCatttcaaaatatatgcaagatGGTTGTTGCAGAACACCACCGGACGCTGCCGTGATCTGTTTCACTCACTGTCCGGCAACGTAGGGCATGCCGCTGGTGAAGTTCTGCGGAACGTCGCCCTGCAGGCCCGGGATGAGCTCCGTCATGGCCTGCACGATCTTGTGGTCCTCGCTGTAGCTCTCGTAGCACCGCCCCCATCTCGGATCACGGCACACCTGCCCACCAACAGCAAGATCAGCGCCATGAAATTCAATGAAGCAGTACCAATTAGGAGCAAAGTGAAGCTGGCATTGTCGCTTCAAGGATTGGGAATGCTCACCGCAATGCATGGCGCGAACGCGTACTGGATGCCGGTGGCTCGCACTTCGAGCGCGGTCGCGGCACCGATCCTCTTCACCAGATCAGGATCCCTGCACAACGCAGCAGTTCAAAGGAACATGAGGAATTCAGTCAAACTTAGCAAGCCAACACAAGCTGCTGGCAATGCAATCCAGAATGTGTGCTTGCCTGGTGGCTCCGAGCGCGACATTGTGAGGGAAGATGGTTGCGCCGTAGACATTGTTGTGGCCGTGGACGGCGTCGATGCCGTAGATCATCGGGATGCCCAGCCGCGTGGACAGGCACGCCTTCTGGAAGTCGCTGATCATGCTCACccactccgccgccgtcgcctgcaGCCGCGGcacgctcccgccgccgctgagCAGGCTGCCGATGAAGTTGTCCTTGAGCACCTGCGGCGACGCGACCTTCCGCTCGATCTGCGTCATCTGCCCGATCTTCTCGGCGAGCGTCATCCGGCCGAGGAGGTCCTTGACGCGGGCCTTCACGGGCAGGCTGGGGTCCTTGTACGGCAGCTGGGCGTCACCGTACGCCGCGGAccagaagagcagcagcagcgcggccaccgccggcgccgtgaGCAGCGCCATCCTGTGCCGGCGAAGGAGCGGGACGAGGCGCCTCCGGACCTGCGCGTCGTAGCATTGCAGCGACCGGATCAGAATCTCCGTGAAGCGGTCCTCCAGGGGCTCGAGGACGCCCGACCTGatgcggccggcgagctcgccgcccatGACCGGTCAACGTCGGCAAGAAACGGGGATGCAGAGATGCAGGGATCCAAGAAACCATCATGGCTTGTGCTAACGAGACTAATTAGGACGCCTAGCTCGACTTGTGTTGCCCGTGCCATGTGTTGGTAGTGCGTGCAAGTTGCAAATGGATTATGGACATGGACGAGTAATTAACAAATAGTTAACTGGTAGGCCGTCAGGATCAATCAAGGTGCCCTTTTCTATCCATGCCGTTGCGCTAGCAATAGGCGCTCTGAGAAACCCCAGATGATGGGAATTGATGGTATCATTAGTTTTAACTAGTGTTTTGCTGACAGAACAGCATGGTTTAATAAAACACAAAGGGATTAAAAATTTAGGGAGACTAGTGTTTTCTTGCAGCAGTCTCTGTAAATTCATAACACTACACACTACAGTACCAGCTGGCTGAACAGGAATCTGGCCACAGTTAAAAAAACAGCAACAATTGCAAAACAAAAGATTGTGCGTATTAGTAAAGACTAAAAGGAATCGAAGAAGAGATTAGTGTGCAATGAAAGAAAAACCAGCACGATAATATCAAACTATTTGCTTGGCACTGCTACTGCTGCTTCAAGGCAGTGAAACCAGggatgaagaagaagggagcTAGAGCCATGAGGACGAACCAATCAGTCGCCAGAAGCAGAGATGGAGCCCTGCAGTGCCACAAAATGTGTGAGCCCGGCAAGAACAGTACAGGGGGGCCTGGGTTTATATGAAGCAACTACACCGTGCGTTTCAGAGCACAGGCACAGCTCCTATGACGAAAAAGGTGAGCAAACTTCAATGGGTTTGTTGCAACCGTTTGGAATCCCATCCCCTCACACAAAGCCACCATTTCCCCCCTTTCCAAAAGCCCAACACGCGTGAACGGCCGGCCCCCCCTCCGAGACTTCCAACTCCAGCGCAGCGCTACATGCCATCAACATGAGGACAGGCGGCGCCCGATTGTTCGTGCAATTACGGCGACGGCTACGAGCATGCACCACTACTTCGATGGAGCAAGAAACCGCCCGAGTCTTACCAGAAAGAGGGAGGGCGGATGTGAAGAacgaagaa
This window contains:
- the LOC120690099 gene encoding beta-glucosidase BoGH3B-like isoform X2; amino-acid sequence: MALLTAPAVAALLLLFWSAAYGDAQLPYKDPSLPVKARVKDLLGRMTLAEKIGQMTQIERKVASPQVLKDNFIGSLLSGGGSVPRLQATAAEWVSMISDFQKACLSTRLGIPMIYGIDAVHGHNNVYGATIFPHNVALGATRDPDLVKRIGAATALEVRATGIQYAFAPCIAVCRDPRWGRCYESYSEDHKIVQAMTELIPGLQGDVPQNFTSGMPYVAGQNKVAACAKHFVGDGGTHDGINENNTIIDKQGLMSIHMPAYLDSLRKGVSTVMISYSSWNGIKMHANHNLITNFLKGRLNFKGFTISDWEGIDRITSPAGANYSYSVQAGILAGIDMIMVPNNYQSFISILTGHVNSGVIPMSRIDDAVTRILRVKFTMGLFENPMPDATLADQLGKKEHRDLAREAVRKSLVLLKNGKPGAPLLPLPKKAAKILVAGTHADNLGYQCGGWTIEWQGDTGRITVGTTILDAVKAAVDPSTTVVFAENPDADFVRNGGFSYAIVAVGEHPYTETQGDSMNLTIPDPGPSTIQTVCGAVRCATVLISGRPVVIQPFLAATDALVAAWLPGTEGQGVTDVLFGDYGFTGKLPRTWFKSVDQLPMNVGDAHYDPLFPFGFGLTTKGNAY
- the LOC120690099 gene encoding beta-glucosidase BoGH3B-like isoform X1, encoding MGMGMKLLARVRRRLVPLLRRHRMALLTAPAVAALLLLFWSAAYGDAQLPYKDPSLPVKARVKDLLGRMTLAEKIGQMTQIERKVASPQVLKDNFIGSLLSGGGSVPRLQATAAEWVSMISDFQKACLSTRLGIPMIYGIDAVHGHNNVYGATIFPHNVALGATRDPDLVKRIGAATALEVRATGIQYAFAPCIAVCRDPRWGRCYESYSEDHKIVQAMTELIPGLQGDVPQNFTSGMPYVAGQNKVAACAKHFVGDGGTHDGINENNTIIDKQGLMSIHMPAYLDSLRKGVSTVMISYSSWNGIKMHANHNLITNFLKGRLNFKGFTISDWEGIDRITSPAGANYSYSVQAGILAGIDMIMVPNNYQSFISILTGHVNSGVIPMSRIDDAVTRILRVKFTMGLFENPMPDATLADQLGKKEHRDLAREAVRKSLVLLKNGKPGAPLLPLPKKAAKILVAGTHADNLGYQCGGWTIEWQGDTGRITVGTTILDAVKAAVDPSTTVVFAENPDADFVRNGGFSYAIVAVGEHPYTETQGDSMNLTIPDPGPSTIQTVCGAVRCATVLISGRPVVIQPFLAATDALVAAWLPGTEGQGVTDVLFGDYGFTGKLPRTWFKSVDQLPMNVGDAHYDPLFPFGFGLTTKGNAY
- the LOC120690099 gene encoding beta-glucosidase BoGH3B-like isoform X3, which translates into the protein MMVSWIPASLHPRFLPTLTGHGRRARRPHQVRRRLVPLLRRHRMALLTAPAVAALLLLFWSAAYGDAQLPYKDPSLPVKARVKDLLGRMTLAEKIGQMTQIERKVASPQVLKDNFIGSLLSGGGSVPRLQATAAEWVSMISDFQKACLSTRLGIPMIYGIDAVHGHNNVYGATIFPHNVALGATRDPDLVKRIGAATALEVRATGIQYAFAPCIAVCRDPRWGRCYESYSEDHKIVQAMTELIPGLQGDVPQNFTSGMPYVAGQNKVAACAKHFVGDGGTHDGINENNTIIDKQGLMSIHMPAYLDSLRKGVSTVMISYSSWNGIKMHANHNLITNFLKGRLNFKGFTISDWEGIDRITSPAGANYSYSVQAGILAGIDMIMVPNNYQSFISILTGHVNSGVIPMSRIDDAVTRILRVKFTMGLFENPMPDATLADQLGKKEHRDLAREAVRKSLVLLKNGKPGAPLLPLPKKAAKILVAGTHADNLGYQCGGWTIEWQGDTGRITVGTTILDAVKAAVDPSTTVVFAENPDADFVRNGGFSYAIVAVGEHPYTETQGDSMNLTIPDPGPSTIQTVCGAVRCATVLISGRPVVIQPFLAATDALVAAWLPGTEGQGVTDVLFGDYGFTGKLPRTWFKSVDQLPMNVGDAHYDPLFPFGFGLTTKGNAY